One part of the Armatimonadota bacterium genome encodes these proteins:
- the pstC gene encoding phosphate ABC transporter permease subunit PstC encodes MVNTASSSPDRFKSRAGFALIKDLAFERASLLFGVLVVILIGWIGIRLFLNSSLTRGRFGLSFLTHSVWDVPHQTYGALPFIYGTLVSSALAILIALPLGVGSALFLSEVAKRKFATPISFVIELLAAIPSIIFGLWGFLVLCPFLNTHVSPWLKDTFGSNPLFGGAPVLTNMLAAGVILAIMILPVITTISREVLRAVPAGQREASLALGATKWETIWRVVLPEAKVGITGAVILGLGRALGETMAVVMVIGNTPKIAASILQPGYTMPALLANQFNEAYNDDLQRSALLEIALILFVITVIVNGFARLLVLVTTKQVKGAATKESKMAAALRFAGERGGPILFGLFIVGIVLLQFGSDLSANGIKGLFRPFELLTLASIAAYFGFGRIKNFFNNGPWRKFVNVTWQGLLSLSALTACFVLGALLLYVCSHGLKGLNIPLFTELPRPPGMEGGGMKNAIVGTLILIAIASAVGIPVGLFGGVYVALFGKGRISGGIRFAADVLNGIPSVVIGLFAYAAFVLPARHFSAWAGGLALAIMMIPIILRTTDEMLRLVPKAYLEGALALGARRSQAIRSVVLPAARSGIVTGIMLAIARIAGETAPLLFTAFGSDQLVTNPSQPISSLTMKIYLYAISPYDSWVDQAWAAALVLLIMTLLFNVTARVASRNRFAAK; translated from the coding sequence GTGGTTAACACGGCCTCGTCTAGTCCTGACCGGTTCAAGAGCCGGGCGGGTTTCGCCCTTATTAAGGACCTGGCCTTCGAGCGCGCTTCCCTTCTGTTCGGCGTTCTCGTGGTCATCCTGATCGGCTGGATCGGCATCCGCCTGTTCCTCAACAGCAGTCTGACGCGTGGCCGATTCGGACTCTCGTTCCTCACCCACTCGGTTTGGGACGTGCCCCACCAAACCTACGGCGCTCTGCCGTTCATCTACGGCACGCTGGTTTCCTCCGCGCTAGCGATCCTCATCGCCCTGCCGCTCGGCGTCGGCTCGGCCCTCTTCCTCAGCGAAGTCGCCAAGCGTAAGTTCGCCACCCCAATTTCCTTCGTCATCGAACTCCTGGCCGCCATTCCCAGCATCATCTTCGGTCTGTGGGGCTTCCTCGTGCTGTGTCCATTCCTCAACACACACGTCAGCCCTTGGTTGAAAGACACCTTCGGTTCGAATCCGCTGTTTGGCGGGGCGCCGGTCCTCACCAACATGCTTGCCGCCGGCGTGATCCTCGCGATCATGATCCTGCCGGTCATCACCACGATTTCCCGCGAAGTCCTTCGCGCCGTTCCCGCCGGTCAACGCGAGGCCTCGCTTGCCCTTGGCGCTACCAAATGGGAAACCATCTGGCGAGTCGTCCTGCCCGAAGCCAAGGTCGGCATCACCGGTGCCGTCATCCTCGGCTTGGGCCGCGCTCTTGGCGAGACGATGGCCGTCGTGATGGTCATCGGCAACACGCCAAAGATCGCCGCGTCTATCCTCCAGCCGGGCTACACGATGCCCGCCTTGCTGGCCAACCAGTTTAACGAAGCCTACAACGACGACCTTCAGCGCTCTGCATTGCTGGAGATCGCCCTGATCCTGTTCGTCATCACCGTCATCGTCAACGGCTTCGCCCGCCTCCTCGTCCTCGTCACCACCAAACAGGTGAAGGGCGCAGCCACGAAGGAATCCAAGATGGCGGCGGCGCTTCGGTTCGCCGGCGAGCGCGGCGGCCCGATCCTGTTTGGGCTGTTCATCGTTGGCATCGTGCTTCTCCAGTTCGGCTCGGACCTCTCGGCTAATGGCATCAAGGGTCTGTTCCGACCCTTTGAACTGCTGACGCTGGCGTCGATTGCGGCGTATTTCGGATTTGGCCGAATCAAGAACTTCTTCAACAACGGTCCTTGGCGCAAGTTCGTCAACGTAACCTGGCAGGGACTCCTGTCGCTGAGCGCGCTCACCGCGTGCTTCGTACTGGGCGCACTGTTACTGTACGTCTGCTCGCACGGCCTCAAGGGGCTGAACATTCCGCTGTTCACCGAGCTTCCTCGACCGCCCGGAATGGAGGGCGGCGGCATGAAGAACGCCATCGTTGGAACTCTAATCCTAATCGCCATCGCCTCGGCGGTTGGCATCCCGGTTGGTCTGTTCGGCGGGGTTTACGTCGCGCTCTTCGGCAAAGGACGCATTTCGGGTGGCATCCGCTTTGCCGCCGACGTTCTGAACGGCATCCCCTCGGTGGTCATCGGCCTATTCGCCTACGCCGCGTTCGTGCTTCCGGCTCGCCACTTTTCGGCCTGGGCCGGTGGCCTTGCGTTGGCGATCATGATGATCCCGATCATCTTGCGAACAACGGACGAAATGCTCCGCTTGGTGCCCAAGGCGTACCTTGAAGGAGCGCTCGCCCTCGGCGCTCGGCGCTCGCAAGCCATCCGCTCGGTGGTGCTTCCCGCCGCTCGTAGCGGCATTGTGACCGGCATCATGCTGGCCATCGCTCGAATCGCGGGCGAAACCGCACCGCTGCTCTTTACCGCGTTTGGAAGCGACCAGTTGGTCACCAATCCGTCCCAGCCGATCTCGTCGCTGACGATGAA
- the pstS gene encoding phosphate ABC transporter substrate-binding protein PstS, translated as MTNETNIATRKSSKRTIFAGSAALAAIAFAAVAMTGCGPSDSGSNATSTTGGTTAKGTGESVALNGAGSSFVYPAMSAWIFQYQKDNPGITINYQSVGSGAGIAQYKAGTVDFGASDAPLSDKELADMPSPTVQIPVVSGCEVLAYNLPDVKEGLKLSSDVLADMYLGKITKWNDPKIASQNPELKLPDTAITIAHRSDGSGTTYVFTDYLSAVSPEWKSGPGMGKTVNWPVGIGGKGNDGVAGLIKQTPGCIGYVELAYAVQAKLTYGPLKNKSGEYVMPSVESTSASANAAADALKKDIRVSIVDGASKDAYPICGMTYVLMSKASKDKAKAKATLDFIEWALGPGQKMSAGLQYGALPDSVVELNKTALSEVDVASK; from the coding sequence ATGACAAACGAGACGAACATCGCTACGCGCAAGAGCAGTAAGCGAACGATTTTTGCTGGCTCCGCCGCTCTGGCCGCCATCGCCTTTGCCGCCGTGGCCATGACGGGTTGCGGCCCTTCGGACAGCGGATCGAACGCGACCTCGACCACCGGAGGAACGACGGCCAAGGGCACCGGCGAATCCGTCGCCCTCAACGGCGCAGGATCATCCTTCGTTTACCCGGCCATGAGCGCTTGGATTTTCCAATATCAGAAGGACAATCCAGGAATCACGATCAACTACCAGTCGGTCGGTTCCGGCGCGGGTATTGCCCAGTATAAGGCGGGCACGGTCGACTTCGGCGCGAGCGACGCTCCGCTCTCAGACAAGGAACTTGCTGACATGCCGTCTCCGACGGTCCAAATCCCGGTCGTCTCTGGCTGCGAAGTCCTCGCCTACAACCTTCCCGATGTGAAGGAAGGGCTCAAGCTCTCGTCCGACGTTCTCGCCGACATGTACCTCGGTAAGATCACGAAGTGGAACGATCCGAAGATCGCCAGCCAGAACCCTGAGCTGAAGCTTCCCGACACCGCGATCACCATCGCCCACCGATCGGATGGCTCCGGCACCACCTACGTCTTCACCGACTACCTCAGCGCCGTCTCGCCCGAGTGGAAGAGCGGCCCGGGTATGGGCAAGACGGTTAACTGGCCGGTCGGAATCGGCGGTAAGGGCAACGACGGCGTCGCTGGCCTCATCAAGCAGACTCCGGGCTGTATCGGCTACGTGGAACTCGCTTACGCCGTGCAGGCCAAGCTCACCTATGGACCGCTGAAGAACAAGAGCGGCGAGTACGTGATGCCGTCGGTCGAAAGCACCTCTGCTTCCGCGAACGCCGCAGCCGACGCCCTGAAAAAGGACATCCGAGTCTCAATCGTGGACGGCGCGAGCAAAGATGCCTACCCGATTTGCGGTATGACTTATGTTCTGATGTCGAAGGCATCGAAGGACAAGGCGAAGGCCAAAGCCACCCTCGACTTCATCGAGTGGGCTCTCGGCCCGGGTCAGAAGATGTCGGCTGGTTTGCAGTACGGCGCGCTTCCGGATTCGGTCGTCGAGCTGAACAAAACCGCTCTCTCCGAGGTTGACGTAGCATCCAAATAG
- a CDS encoding M20/M25/M40 family metallo-hydrolase produces MRSESLEFLKAIVNVPSPSGFEEYAAEVYRQYTKAFADDIKTDVHGNVAAILNPDAEMKIMLAGHMDEIGFLIHYIGDDGLLYFSTIGGHDSAIPVGQRVWVHGKERIPGIIGRKAIHLLKDEERKKKPEIDDLWIDIGCTSKEEAEKLVSLGDPVTYQYEFQMLQGDRASARGFDNKMGSFIVAEALRMLKEEGGLHPGVGVYAVATVQEEIGLRGARTSSYWINAQSGLAVDVNHAIDYPSVSKTKYGQLDVGKGPSVMRGANANPIVFRMILDACDNADIPYQVDVTGGGTGTDGNAMQLNRAGMAVGIVGVPLRYMHTPVELLSLTDVENCAKLMAAYCRSVTPETDFTPRIVR; encoded by the coding sequence ATGCGTTCTGAGTCACTTGAGTTTCTAAAGGCAATCGTTAACGTTCCGAGCCCCTCTGGCTTCGAGGAGTACGCCGCCGAAGTCTATCGCCAATACACCAAGGCTTTTGCCGACGACATCAAGACCGACGTCCACGGCAACGTGGCCGCGATTCTGAATCCCGACGCCGAGATGAAGATCATGCTCGCCGGCCATATGGACGAGATCGGCTTCCTCATTCACTATATAGGCGACGATGGTTTGCTCTACTTCAGCACCATCGGCGGGCACGATAGCGCCATCCCGGTCGGGCAACGAGTTTGGGTTCACGGCAAAGAACGCATCCCGGGCATCATTGGCCGCAAGGCGATCCACCTCTTAAAGGATGAAGAGCGCAAGAAGAAACCGGAGATCGACGACCTTTGGATCGACATCGGCTGTACCTCGAAAGAAGAAGCGGAGAAATTGGTGTCGCTCGGCGACCCGGTGACGTATCAGTACGAATTCCAAATGCTCCAAGGCGACCGAGCATCCGCCCGTGGATTTGACAACAAAATGGGTAGTTTTATCGTCGCCGAGGCGTTGCGGATGCTGAAGGAAGAAGGCGGGCTGCACCCGGGCGTCGGCGTGTACGCGGTAGCGACGGTGCAAGAAGAGATCGGTCTGCGCGGTGCGCGCACGAGCAGCTATTGGATCAACGCGCAATCTGGATTGGCGGTGGACGTCAACCACGCGATCGACTATCCGTCGGTGAGCAAAACCAAATACGGCCAACTCGATGTGGGCAAGGGCCCGTCGGTGATGCGTGGGGCGAATGCGAACCCAATTGTGTTCCGAATGATTCTCGACGCCTGCGACAACGCGGATATCCCTTATCAGGTAGACGTGACCGGTGGTGGGACGGGTACGGATGGTAATGCCATGCAGCTAAATCGGGCGGGAATGGCGGTTGGAATCGTGGGAGTTCCGCTGCGGTATATGCATACACCGGTCGAATTACTAAGTCTGACCGATGTGGAGAATTGCGCCAAATTGATGGCCGCCTATTGCCGGTCGGTAACACCGGAGACAGATTTCACACCGAGAATCGTACGATAA
- a CDS encoding PEP-CTERM sorting domain-containing protein (PEP-CTERM proteins occur, often in large numbers, in the proteomes of bacteria that also encode an exosortase, a predicted intramembrane cysteine proteinase. The presence of a PEP-CTERM domain at a protein's C-terminus predicts cleavage within the sorting domain, followed by covalent anchoring to some some component of the (usually Gram-negative) cell surface. Many PEP-CTERM proteins exhibit an unusual sequence composition that includes large numbers of potential glycosylation sites. Expression of one such protein has been shown restore the ability of a bacterium to form floc, a type of biofilm.), protein MAYTQSCSLRRGGGQGLLMKGLFLAGFVVLGATAFAGTVDDFMTGSYNSGSFTSGSVSAWTSASSALGGIRYDVLTITDNPFVGDAKTRVITTPGILEVSTDTDVDTTFTLGYGYALSSTSPASNELNVNWTSTPLLSMTFRSNDIAQNVTATIYTNGGASSYTRTLGIAGGIVPASPQTYMFDFTSDAASLGDVDAVKFDFDPAPGADFSLTGINSVPEPASIAALAIGAAALLRRKKK, encoded by the coding sequence ATGGCATATACTCAATCTTGTTCGTTGCGGCGTGGCGGCGGACAAGGTTTATTGATGAAAGGGTTATTTTTAGCTGGTTTCGTTGTGCTGGGTGCAACCGCTTTTGCGGGTACCGTGGATGACTTTATGACGGGTTCGTATAACAGCGGCTCGTTCACAAGCGGATCTGTTTCCGCTTGGACTTCGGCATCGAGCGCGCTGGGTGGCATTCGCTACGACGTGCTCACGATTACTGACAATCCGTTTGTCGGCGACGCGAAGACTCGAGTCATCACGACTCCGGGAATTCTCGAAGTCAGCACGGACACCGACGTGGACACGACGTTTACCTTGGGCTATGGGTATGCGCTGAGCTCTACCTCTCCGGCGTCTAACGAACTGAACGTCAACTGGACTTCGACTCCGCTTTTGAGCATGACGTTCCGATCGAACGACATTGCGCAGAACGTGACGGCGACGATCTACACCAATGGCGGCGCTTCGAGCTACACACGCACGCTCGGCATCGCTGGTGGCATCGTCCCGGCTTCTCCGCAGACCTACATGTTCGACTTCACGTCCGATGCCGCAAGCCTCGGCGACGTTGATGCAGTCAAGTTCGACTTCGATCCGGCCCCTGGCGCAGACTTCTCGCTCACGGGTATCAACAGCGTTCCTGAGCCGGCAAGCATCGCCGCCCTCGCAATCGGCGCGGCTGCTCTGCTTCGACGCAAGAAGAAGTAA
- the rimO gene encoding 30S ribosomal protein S12 methylthiotransferase RimO, with product MSEGKVRIVTLGCAKNDVDSEEIAGVLQKSGYSVDGVSKRTDVTVINTCGFLEASKRESIDAIKQAIKDKQKGLTGKVIVAGCLAQRMGADLIRLAPGADAYVGVGQMGRFDEIVKTTLTSQERFVDVAPPHHRWADVETRARSGKPWSAYLKVSEGCDHKCTFCTIPSFRGKHDSKPIERVVAEARHLARIGVREINLIAQDVTQYGYDLYKEFTLPKLLRELNAIEGIDWVRILYFYPNRLTDEVIEAMATLPKVAKYIDIPLQHAHPETLRRMKRPWEGERYLKLLEKVRAAMPDVAIRTTFIVGFPGETDEEFDYLCDFVKDAHLDRVGAFLYSREPGTPSHDMPDQVSPRVKQQRFDRLMTLQQGISQAVNDSWLNRDLRVLVEDEQQGWLVGRSHRDAPDIDGLVFFKGTAKPGEMVDVTVNEAEPYDLFGVEKGSGISAKKRLEPLRMAGPKAPQ from the coding sequence ATGTCCGAAGGAAAAGTCCGCATCGTTACGCTCGGCTGCGCGAAGAATGACGTCGATAGCGAAGAGATTGCGGGTGTCCTGCAGAAGTCGGGCTACAGCGTCGACGGTGTCTCCAAACGAACAGATGTGACCGTTATCAACACCTGTGGGTTCCTGGAGGCTTCCAAGCGGGAGTCCATCGACGCAATCAAACAGGCGATTAAGGACAAGCAAAAGGGCCTGACCGGTAAGGTCATCGTGGCCGGATGTCTGGCCCAGCGTATGGGTGCCGACCTGATTCGGCTCGCGCCGGGAGCCGATGCTTACGTGGGCGTCGGTCAAATGGGGCGGTTCGATGAGATCGTCAAGACGACCTTGACTTCGCAGGAGCGATTTGTGGATGTGGCTCCACCTCACCACCGATGGGCCGACGTCGAGACACGAGCGAGGAGCGGAAAGCCGTGGAGCGCCTACCTGAAGGTGAGCGAAGGGTGCGACCACAAATGCACGTTCTGCACCATCCCCAGCTTCCGCGGCAAGCACGATAGCAAACCGATTGAGCGAGTGGTGGCCGAAGCCCGGCACTTGGCGCGAATCGGCGTTCGGGAAATCAACCTGATCGCCCAGGACGTCACGCAGTACGGCTACGATCTGTACAAGGAGTTCACCCTGCCAAAGCTACTGCGCGAGCTCAACGCCATCGAGGGTATCGACTGGGTGCGCATCCTCTATTTCTATCCCAATCGCCTGACCGACGAGGTCATCGAGGCGATGGCGACCCTGCCCAAGGTGGCGAAATACATCGACATCCCGCTCCAGCACGCCCACCCGGAGACACTGAGACGAATGAAGCGGCCATGGGAAGGCGAGCGGTACCTGAAGTTGCTGGAGAAGGTGCGGGCGGCGATGCCGGACGTGGCGATCCGAACAACGTTCATCGTAGGATTCCCGGGCGAGACTGACGAAGAGTTCGATTACCTGTGCGACTTCGTCAAGGACGCGCACCTGGACCGCGTAGGAGCCTTCTTGTATTCGCGCGAGCCGGGCACGCCCAGCCACGACATGCCCGACCAGGTTTCACCACGCGTGAAGCAACAGCGGTTCGACCGACTGATGACGCTTCAGCAAGGCATTTCGCAAGCGGTCAACGACTCGTGGCTGAACCGCGATTTGCGGGTTTTGGTCGAAGACGAACAGCAGGGCTGGCTCGTGGGTCGGTCGCACCGCGACGCGCCGGATATTGATGGTCTGGTGTTCTTCAAGGGCACGGCCAAGCCGGGCGAAATGGTGGACGTGACCGTCAACGAAGCCGAACCATACGACCTGTTCGGGGTCGAAAAGGGCTCGGGCATCTCGGCCAAGAAGCGGCTGGAGCCGCTCCGCATGGCGGGTCCGAAGGCTCCGCAGTGA
- a CDS encoding DNA (cytosine-5-)-methyltransferase: MPNSKPSLSLFTGAGGLDLGLESAGFAVSLCIELDTDARATISKNISDWKLSEPGDILVLEPQELALQSGLGPGDIALISAGPPCQPFSKSSYWAHEPRKMKDERASTIRRTLEVIDYFQPDAILIENVRGLTYTNKNEGYLEIQRGLRLINEKHKTAYELQCLTLDAAKFGVPQHRERSILVAHRLGKLLSVPETHQTNRIDPVNDLPFCPNTWDAIGHIAPTNLAELELTGKWADLIPSIPEGSNYLYHTERGDGVELFGHRTKFWSFLLKLAKARQSWTIQASPGPATGPFHWDNRRLSVGEAAALQTFPDGFLFEGNYRSQLKQIGNAVPPGLGFVLGCALLDQWFDSPKVQANKFIPPLKSSIPEPEVVRAVPGKYLQNVGPKAAHPGHGLGPGATRRIVNSQKTRKTSNNPAA, from the coding sequence ATGCCAAATAGCAAGCCATCCCTATCTTTGTTTACTGGTGCCGGAGGACTGGACCTCGGCTTAGAGTCTGCAGGCTTTGCCGTTTCGTTGTGTATCGAACTAGATACTGATGCGCGAGCAACAATCTCGAAGAACATAAGTGACTGGAAACTTAGTGAGCCGGGAGATATATTAGTTCTTGAACCTCAAGAGCTTGCTTTGCAATCAGGACTGGGCCCTGGTGATATTGCGCTTATTTCCGCTGGTCCCCCTTGTCAACCCTTCTCCAAGTCATCGTATTGGGCTCATGAGCCTCGAAAAATGAAGGACGAAAGGGCGTCAACAATACGTCGAACGCTTGAAGTTATCGACTATTTTCAACCGGATGCAATCCTTATCGAGAACGTTCGAGGCTTAACTTATACAAATAAGAATGAAGGCTACTTAGAGATTCAGCGAGGCCTACGGCTAATTAATGAAAAGCATAAGACGGCCTATGAACTTCAATGTCTCACTTTGGATGCTGCAAAATTTGGCGTTCCTCAGCACCGCGAACGAAGCATTCTCGTGGCGCATAGACTTGGGAAGCTGCTCTCGGTGCCTGAAACTCACCAAACAAATAGAATAGATCCAGTAAATGATTTGCCGTTCTGCCCTAACACATGGGATGCGATAGGGCACATCGCTCCTACAAATTTGGCTGAATTGGAACTGACTGGGAAATGGGCAGACTTAATCCCCAGTATCCCGGAAGGTTCAAATTATCTTTATCACACGGAAAGAGGCGATGGCGTCGAATTGTTTGGACATAGGACAAAGTTCTGGTCATTTCTACTAAAGCTTGCAAAGGCTCGTCAATCATGGACAATTCAAGCTTCACCTGGTCCGGCAACCGGCCCATTTCATTGGGATAATCGGAGGCTGTCAGTTGGCGAAGCAGCCGCACTACAGACTTTCCCAGATGGTTTCCTTTTTGAAGGCAATTATAGAAGTCAACTGAAGCAAATCGGCAATGCTGTTCCTCCAGGTTTGGGATTCGTCCTGGGATGTGCGCTCCTCGATCAATGGTTCGATTCCCCAAAAGTACAGGCCAATAAATTCATACCCCCGTTAAAGAGTTCGATACCTGAGCCTGAGGTTGTAAGAGCTGTGCCTGGTAAGTACTTACAGAATGTTGGCCCAAAGGCGGCTCATCCAGGACATGGCTTGGGCCCAGGCGCAACAAGAAGAATTGTCAATTCTCAGAAAACTAGAAAGACGTCAAATAATCCCGCTGCTTGA
- a CDS encoding ABC transporter permease subunit, whose translation MSLVSKVGRKRPRARIALAVLYAILTFGALTTLYPFLLMVSTGLKGPTDQSDNAIVPKYFGDDNELLAKYLDDKYAGNDGVIASTRSGPDSNEVAKFDQFLMTLPLDMWTSGFRLASNQVTSRLTMRYQEWLRTRFKTVDDLNKAYIEENIAFQTVMPPSELLERASWKPTPGQKYTDWLEFKATLPAEYRIPIRRTRLWQEFLRVKFRNRIDDVPDFFKVHNEKKFEELTLDYPEATTVGNIQENLMLEFERTMPDRYKHGTAEALWAKESREAMPIEASERAYVRAHEGEIKRNFATRNFRYVLDYVLLHGTAVLNTAIFCGLAVLTQLLVNPLAAYALSRYPIRSSGRILLFLLATMAFPAEVAMIPAFLLLKSLHLLNTFAALILPSAASGYMIFLLKGFFDSLPQELFEAGQLDGAPETTLLTRIALPLTRPVLGYLALMAFMASYSTFMFAFLVVQDQKMWTLMVWVYQLQTTAPKAVVMAALALAALPTLVVFLFAQRVIMRGIVLPGER comes from the coding sequence ATGAGTTTGGTCAGCAAGGTCGGGAGGAAGCGTCCGCGAGCGCGAATCGCCCTGGCCGTGCTGTACGCCATCCTAACTTTTGGTGCGCTGACCACGCTGTACCCTTTCCTTTTGATGGTCAGCACCGGGCTGAAGGGGCCGACCGACCAAAGCGACAATGCGATCGTGCCGAAATACTTCGGCGACGACAACGAACTGCTGGCCAAATACCTGGATGACAAGTACGCCGGCAACGACGGCGTGATCGCCAGTACGCGCTCCGGTCCAGATTCCAACGAGGTCGCGAAGTTCGACCAATTCTTGATGACTTTGCCCTTGGATATGTGGACGTCGGGCTTTCGGCTGGCGTCGAACCAGGTGACTAGCCGTCTGACCATGCGGTACCAGGAGTGGCTCCGAACCCGGTTCAAGACCGTCGATGACCTGAACAAGGCGTACATCGAAGAAAACATCGCCTTTCAAACCGTGATGCCACCCTCCGAACTGTTGGAGCGAGCCAGTTGGAAGCCGACGCCGGGGCAGAAGTACACCGACTGGCTGGAGTTCAAAGCGACGCTACCGGCGGAGTACCGAATTCCGATTCGGCGCACCCGGCTGTGGCAAGAGTTCCTGCGGGTCAAATTCCGCAACCGCATTGACGACGTGCCGGACTTCTTCAAGGTCCATAACGAAAAGAAGTTCGAGGAACTGACCCTCGATTATCCGGAAGCAACCACGGTCGGAAACATCCAAGAAAACCTGATGCTTGAGTTCGAGCGCACCATGCCTGACCGTTATAAGCACGGAACAGCCGAGGCGCTATGGGCCAAGGAGTCGCGGGAGGCGATGCCGATCGAGGCAAGCGAGCGGGCGTACGTCCGCGCCCACGAAGGCGAGATCAAGCGCAATTTTGCCACCCGCAACTTCCGCTACGTGCTGGACTACGTGCTCCTGCATGGTACGGCCGTCCTCAACACCGCCATCTTCTGCGGGCTGGCGGTGCTCACTCAGCTTTTGGTCAACCCGTTAGCGGCCTATGCCCTATCGCGCTATCCAATCCGTTCGTCGGGCCGAATCCTGCTGTTCCTGCTCGCGACCATGGCGTTCCCTGCCGAGGTGGCCATGATCCCCGCGTTTCTGCTCCTCAAGAGCCTGCATCTGCTGAACACCTTCGCCGCGCTTATCCTGCCTTCGGCGGCCAGCGGGTACATGATCTTTCTGCTCAAGGGCTTCTTCGATTCGCTTCCACAAGAGCTTTTCGAAGCCGGACAACTCGACGGCGCGCCGGAAACGACCCTCTTGACGCGCATTGCCCTACCCCTCACGCGTCCGGTGCTGGGCTACCTGGCCCTCATGGCGTTCATGGCGTCGTACTCCACGTTCATGTTCGCGTTTCTGGTGGTGCAGGATCAGAAGATGTGGACCCTGATGGTGTGGGTGTATCAGCTTCAAACCACCGCGCCGAAGGCGGTTGTGATGGCGGCCCTAGCGCTCGCGGCGCTGCCAACACTAGTGGTGTTCTTGTTCGCTCAGCGGGTGATTATGCGCGGCATCGTCCTTCCTGGGGAACGTTAG
- a CDS encoding rhomboid family intramembrane serine protease, translating to MKDGIEEKTKEPIPVLTWTLILLNVVIYLWDRHFGFFGPGFVFSDLAMRPPEVVQAIKGTTDPFPLVTLFTSMFLHGGFLHLFANMMFLAVFGPPVEQAVGPWRFMLYYLAWGVFAAFCQIYASPYRNVPTLGASGAIGGVLGCYFLLFPSNRLHVLIAGIWEFETKAWILLGLWFLYQIFARQEGVANWAHVGGFLAGMVTVLVIGGREAILRNHPELIEADD from the coding sequence GTGAAGGACGGAATCGAGGAGAAGACAAAGGAGCCTATTCCCGTCCTTACGTGGACGCTGATTCTGCTCAACGTGGTCATCTACCTGTGGGATCGCCACTTCGGCTTTTTTGGCCCCGGATTCGTGTTTAGCGACCTCGCCATGCGTCCGCCCGAAGTCGTTCAGGCCATCAAAGGCACCACCGATCCTTTCCCGCTGGTCACGCTCTTCACATCGATGTTTCTGCACGGAGGATTCCTCCATCTTTTTGCGAACATGATGTTCCTCGCCGTATTCGGTCCGCCGGTCGAGCAAGCGGTCGGACCATGGCGGTTCATGCTCTACTACCTGGCGTGGGGCGTGTTCGCGGCATTCTGCCAAATCTATGCCTCGCCGTACCGAAATGTGCCCACTCTCGGCGCATCGGGAGCCATCGGCGGCGTGCTGGGTTGCTACTTTCTTCTGTTCCCATCCAACCGGCTGCATGTACTCATCGCCGGTATCTGGGAGTTCGAAACCAAGGCCTGGATTCTCCTCGGCCTATGGTTCCTGTACCAAATTTTTGCCCGTCAGGAAGGTGTGGCCAACTGGGCGCATGTCGGCGGCTTTCTAGCGGGTATGGTTACGGTGCTCGTCATAGGGGGCCGGGAAGCGATCCTGCGCAATCACCCAGAACTGATCGAGGCAGACGACTAA